One region of Hydrogenobaculum sp. Y04AAS1 genomic DNA includes:
- a CDS encoding Do family serine endopeptidase: MKKNFFALGLALSILGSNVSAVSGPILEQFQKEVEQIVDKVSPSVVTIYATQIVKAPLNTQIFPGFPPFMMPGIPTPEIPEKEKDLGSGIIIKYIQSKNAFIILTNNHVVGNSKDVMVKLSRTIERKAKVLGRDPKTDLAVLEVSAEGIDNPSSRVATLGDSSHVRIGQLVIAIGNPYGFSRTVTMGVISALNRRLGLSQYEDYIQTDAAINPGNSGGPLINIEGKVIGINTAMVKGGQGLSFAIPINLAKWVYHQIMEYGKVIRGWLGVSIQQITPQMASSLGVNYGAIVAQVFPGSPAQKYGLKVGDIIVSVDGKPLESIDELQFKTMESPPGTVLTLGVIRNHKLITIKVKTAKMPSNTSNIGVVSEAKDLGLMVRPLNPQEQRRYEVKGGLLVEDVLMGSPAYEAGIRAGDIILSINLHRIYTKAEMDNILERLISEHKDTATFLVDRNGQNIFVTVRLK; the protein is encoded by the coding sequence ATGAAAAAGAATTTTTTCGCTTTGGGTTTAGCTTTATCTATCCTAGGGTCAAACGTTAGTGCAGTATCTGGTCCAATTTTAGAGCAATTTCAAAAAGAAGTAGAACAAATAGTAGATAAAGTCTCACCTTCAGTAGTAACAATTTACGCTACTCAGATAGTGAAAGCTCCTTTAAACACTCAAATATTTCCAGGATTTCCACCGTTTATGATGCCAGGTATTCCAACTCCAGAAATCCCAGAGAAAGAAAAAGATTTGGGTTCTGGTATTATAATTAAATACATTCAATCTAAAAATGCCTTTATAATTTTAACAAACAATCATGTTGTAGGAAATTCAAAAGATGTAATGGTAAAATTATCTAGAACTATTGAAAGAAAAGCTAAGGTTTTAGGTAGGGACCCTAAAACAGATTTAGCAGTGCTAGAAGTTAGCGCTGAGGGCATAGATAACCCTAGTTCTAGAGTGGCTACTCTTGGGGATTCTTCTCATGTAAGAATAGGACAACTTGTCATAGCTATAGGGAATCCATACGGTTTTAGTAGAACTGTTACAATGGGAGTAATATCTGCTTTAAACAGAAGGCTTGGCCTTTCTCAATATGAAGATTATATACAAACGGATGCTGCTATAAACCCAGGCAACAGCGGTGGTCCTCTCATAAATATAGAAGGCAAAGTGATAGGTATAAATACTGCAATGGTGAAAGGGGGTCAAGGGCTTAGTTTTGCCATACCTATAAATTTAGCTAAATGGGTTTATCATCAAATAATGGAGTATGGTAAAGTTATAAGAGGCTGGCTTGGTGTATCTATACAGCAGATAACACCTCAGATGGCCTCCTCTTTAGGTGTAAACTACGGCGCTATCGTCGCTCAAGTATTTCCAGGCTCACCTGCTCAAAAGTACGGTCTTAAAGTAGGGGATATAATAGTATCAGTGGATGGAAAACCCCTTGAAAGCATAGACGAGCTCCAATTTAAAACCATGGAATCTCCACCTGGCACTGTCTTGACTTTGGGTGTTATAAGAAATCATAAGCTTATTACGATTAAAGTGAAAACTGCAAAAATGCCAAGCAACACTAGCAATATAGGTGTTGTATCGGAAGCTAAAGATTTGGGCCTTATGGTAAGACCTCTAAATCCTCAAGAGCAAAGACGTTACGAAGTAAAAGGCGGCCTTTTGGTGGAAGATGTACTGATGGGTTCTCCTGCTTACGAAGCCGGTATAAGAGCCGGTGATATCATTCTTAGCATAAACCTTCATAGAATCTATACAAAAGCCGAGATGGACAATATATTAGAACGCTTAATATCTGAACATAAAGATACTGCTACTTTCCTAGTAGATAGAAACGGTCAAAACATCTTTGTTACAGTGAGATTAAAATAA
- the dapF gene encoding diaminopimelate epimerase — MLITKYQGSGNDFIIIDNRDNFVYKEIEKLGLSINEFVRKLCEQHTSVGADGVILIEKARNTKNHFSWAFFNADGSAAEMCGNGSRCAARFAYEKDIAPKDIVFETIAGEIEAHIMDSKRVKVQLTPYHSHQKNIEIKTEYGTFKGHFVNTGVPHFVIFVDEDELDNLDVEKVGRAIRYHEYFAPKGTNVNFVAKTKNGSFRIRTYERGVEGETLACGTGSAACGINAYLLGLSASNIVDIITKSGELLKITIENDKVFLEGPTTKVFEGMLSYEIF, encoded by the coding sequence ATGCTTATAACAAAATATCAAGGTTCTGGCAACGATTTTATTATCATAGATAATAGGGATAATTTTGTTTATAAAGAGATAGAAAAGTTAGGTTTAAGTATAAACGAATTTGTTAGAAAACTTTGTGAACAGCATACATCAGTGGGTGCAGACGGTGTTATACTTATAGAAAAAGCCAGAAATACTAAAAATCATTTTAGCTGGGCGTTTTTCAACGCCGATGGTTCGGCAGCTGAGATGTGTGGCAACGGTTCTCGTTGCGCTGCAAGATTTGCCTACGAGAAAGATATTGCTCCAAAGGATATTGTCTTTGAAACAATAGCTGGCGAGATAGAAGCTCACATAATGGATTCAAAAAGGGTAAAAGTGCAACTTACCCCTTATCATTCACATCAAAAGAATATAGAAATCAAAACTGAGTATGGCACTTTCAAAGGTCATTTTGTCAATACTGGGGTGCCACATTTTGTTATATTTGTGGATGAAGATGAACTTGATAACTTAGATGTGGAAAAAGTAGGTAGAGCCATAAGATATCATGAGTATTTTGCTCCAAAAGGAACAAATGTAAATTTTGTGGCAAAAACAAAAAACGGCAGTTTTAGAATAAGAACTTACGAAAGGGGCGTTGAAGGTGAAACCCTTGCCTGTGGGACCGGTAGCGCAGCTTGTGGTATAAACGCATATCTTCTTGGTTTATCGGCTTCTAACATAGTAGACATCATCACCAAATCCGGTGAGCTCTTAAAAATAACCATAGAGAATGATAAGGTATTTTTAGAAGGTCCCACTACAAAAGTATTTGAAGGCATGCTCTCTTACGAGATCTTCTAA
- a CDS encoding (Fe-S)-binding protein → MEEKHFEIPIDLLQKCVRCGLCKSVCPTYRVNEEERSFARGRLALAQMVLSGELPLTKDVARQWDECAMCRRCEWICPNNVEYKEIMSKAKELQSNTLGKDPFKYTALSALELMQTNVGRTVVKMAGSLLSLIPKKELKTYIPSGINGAVKFMPKPSKDAFGIRGQTFKTDKTPSKGTLLFFTGCMVDAFYTTTGKNAIKVLNKAGYDVIVPKDIKCCGAPHLYSGNIEAFNILKAKNQEEISKYNFDAIVVVCPTCGGALLEDYGYKNVLDFASIVASSNDLVLKSKSKESVTFHVPCHSYSAMKTPVSDFENTIKKIENVEYNKASKAQSCCGFAGLFSMKNPELSTAIQKEKMEDFKSTNAEYILSACPGCVLQLQDGNLKFKNNQKIMHIADFVANKLED, encoded by the coding sequence ATGGAAGAAAAACATTTTGAAATACCCATAGATTTGCTACAAAAGTGCGTTAGATGTGGTCTTTGTAAATCGGTATGCCCTACATATAGGGTAAATGAAGAAGAAAGAAGCTTTGCAAGAGGAAGACTAGCTTTGGCTCAGATGGTCCTATCTGGAGAACTGCCTCTTACCAAAGATGTGGCAAGACAGTGGGACGAATGCGCCATGTGTAGAAGATGTGAGTGGATCTGTCCAAACAACGTAGAGTACAAAGAGATTATGTCAAAAGCCAAAGAGCTTCAATCAAACACCCTTGGCAAAGATCCATTCAAATACACCGCTCTAAGCGCTCTTGAGCTAATGCAAACAAACGTTGGTAGAACTGTCGTAAAAATGGCTGGTTCTTTATTATCTTTAATCCCCAAAAAAGAACTAAAAACTTACATACCTTCTGGTATAAACGGTGCTGTAAAGTTCATGCCAAAACCCTCCAAAGACGCTTTTGGTATAAGAGGACAAACCTTTAAAACCGATAAAACCCCTTCCAAAGGCACACTTCTTTTCTTTACCGGTTGCATGGTAGATGCTTTTTACACTACCACTGGTAAAAATGCCATAAAAGTCTTGAACAAAGCAGGTTATGATGTAATTGTACCAAAGGATATAAAGTGTTGCGGTGCTCCTCATCTTTACTCTGGGAATATTGAGGCTTTTAATATACTAAAAGCCAAAAACCAAGAGGAGATTTCAAAATACAACTTTGATGCTATAGTGGTAGTTTGTCCCACCTGCGGTGGTGCACTGTTGGAAGATTATGGATATAAAAATGTTTTAGATTTTGCAAGCATTGTAGCGTCTTCAAACGATCTTGTTTTAAAGTCAAAATCAAAAGAATCTGTCACTTTCCATGTACCCTGCCACTCTTACAGCGCTATGAAAACACCGGTATCCGATTTTGAAAACACCATAAAGAAAATAGAAAATGTAGAGTACAATAAAGCTTCTAAAGCTCAAAGCTGTTGTGGTTTTGCTGGGCTTTTTTCCATGAAAAACCCGGAGCTTTCTACAGCTATTCAAAAAGAGAAAATGGAAGACTTCAAATCCACAAACGCAGAATATATACTAAGCGCTTGTCCTGGATGTGTTTTACAGCTTCAAGATGGCAACCTTAAGTTTAAAAATAATCAAAAGATCATGCATATAGCAGATTTTGTGGCAAACAAGTTAGAAGATTGA
- a CDS encoding MqnA/MqnD/SBP family protein: MEQIIRVAHSPDSDDAFMFYPMVKGLIDTYGFKIEHILKDIESLNEDAKKGTYELSAISFHAYPYVADKYYVLPSGGSVGEGYGPIVVTKEPTNTIKGKRIGIPGELTTAYLVLRLFEEDFEPVVMPFDKILDEVEKGSVDAGLIIHEGQLTYKDKGLYKFVDLGEDWKKKYNLPLPLGCNIVRKDLGLDIIKKLENIMRESVKKALEIRKEALNYAINYARDLENDEARASKFVSMYVNERTIDYGPDGKEAVKLLYKLGKEKGIIKAKIPDIIFTDEL; the protein is encoded by the coding sequence ATGGAGCAAATTATTAGAGTGGCTCACAGCCCAGACTCAGACGATGCTTTTATGTTTTATCCTATGGTTAAAGGTCTTATAGACACCTATGGATTTAAGATAGAACACATTTTAAAAGATATAGAAAGCCTTAACGAAGACGCTAAAAAGGGTACATACGAACTATCTGCAATTTCTTTTCATGCATACCCATACGTAGCAGATAAGTACTACGTTTTACCAAGCGGTGGAAGCGTAGGAGAAGGATATGGTCCTATCGTTGTCACAAAAGAACCCACAAACACCATAAAAGGAAAAAGAATAGGGATACCAGGAGAACTAACAACGGCTTACCTTGTTTTAAGGCTATTCGAAGAGGATTTTGAACCAGTTGTTATGCCTTTTGATAAGATATTGGATGAGGTGGAGAAGGGCAGTGTAGATGCTGGTCTTATTATACACGAAGGGCAACTTACATACAAAGACAAAGGACTATACAAGTTTGTAGACCTTGGGGAAGATTGGAAGAAAAAATACAACCTACCACTTCCATTAGGATGCAACATAGTAAGAAAAGATCTTGGTTTAGATATCATAAAAAAACTTGAAAACATAATGAGAGAAAGTGTTAAAAAAGCCCTAGAGATAAGAAAAGAGGCCTTAAATTACGCTATAAATTATGCAAGGGACTTAGAAAACGACGAGGCAAGGGCTTCAAAGTTTGTAAGCATGTATGTGAACGAAAGAACTATAGACTATGGGCCGGATGGAAAAGAAGCGGTAAAGCTTTTATATAAACTTGGCAAAGAAAAAGGTATCATAAAAGCAAAGATACCAGATATTATCTTCACAGACGAACTTTAA
- a CDS encoding phosphatidylglycerophosphatase A, which produces MNYKDSFLKIVATGFGLGKAPVAPGTVGTLSAIPFIYLLGNNLFEKLLFFIVFIPIGVVASQYVIDITGNKDPDEVVVDELVGYFITMMFIPHTFWWMVLGFLVFRLLDITKPFGIRKLETPNGIGVMLDDIAAGLLGAILLFIFKMII; this is translated from the coding sequence ATGAATTACAAAGACTCATTTTTAAAAATTGTAGCCACTGGCTTTGGGCTCGGGAAAGCTCCTGTGGCTCCTGGTACTGTAGGCACTTTAAGTGCGATACCTTTTATATATTTGTTGGGTAATAATTTATTTGAAAAGCTCTTATTCTTTATAGTGTTTATTCCTATTGGTGTTGTAGCCTCTCAATATGTAATAGATATTACGGGAAACAAAGACCCAGATGAAGTTGTAGTAGATGAGCTTGTAGGATACTTTATAACAATGATGTTTATACCACATACCTTTTGGTGGATGGTTTTAGGTTTTCTTGTTTTTAGGCTTTTAGATATAACAAAACCTTTTGGCATAAGAAAATTAGAAACTCCAAATGGAATTGGTGTTATGCTAGATGATATTGCCGCTGGTTTATTAGGGGCTATTTTATTGTTTATTTTTAAAATGATTATATGA
- a CDS encoding diguanylate cyclase yields MSYTVYLALKNEEVVNFLKVEASTPTKYAIQLMANFDKDYVVVVENNKTVGILSESDVLKLKYANENLDKNVLEYASKPAITVRSSFNLFEAINLMIENDISKLIVVDDEDTPIGVLTQRTLIKTIDQEMLKRHKHVKDILRQRDLISLSPTDTLSLALKTLVENKIRAVVILEPNKTNSSEFDENEQDTNDGKLVDRGRLVSRGRLVDRGRLVSRGRLVDRGRLVGIITQKDLTKLISVGVDLDKALIKDYMKSPVITCRMDTPLIEASKMMASFNIRRLVVVDEKDNPIGIVTQGDIIRNLEEKYEEYIEKKLKHLRSMLNIMQDPVLEIVDAGVFDSSSGVIIWQNDSAKSIFGNFLGKNIEEIIDHYTWKYIYEKLKNEKNVNYEPIFIKDYIYHISCVYIEDEQKIIDGRIKILFKDITKAYKSELELKKINKQYKNILDAMNDMVIIYDAYDYKIKFVNKSTLEHLGYTEEELTNKNFFDIILNPENVIKHFIERIVKENRKVVGRRVYIKKNGDFLPVHVVATKVEFENHTSKEHILVVARDISKELIIEEKLKNTNKDLNILYSFITDLSKAHQEDEAYDILIHYLKRLGIEYVHMYKLNPSLNKIVSSYLLKTKSIYQPHDESNVWVNDCLEDNPSLCKVIKSGTTLAIPNITIDYGCPRIALGSSIKSYMCVPIFIGGIYITNATAILTLMSSKENFFTEDTKNKVNKFIEAFIPVVSNLRLIEINKELSIRDPLTNAYNRRFLDEILQKEFQKALRYQTKLSIVMLDVDNFKKFNDTYGHRAGDMALQHLSKVVQESIRVTDIFARYGGEEFTIVLPETSKEYATEIANRIKDALSSKMFYANSLESKDISTLNIDDIYTKYYITASFGVATFDDDAKNLEELIKVADMRLYKAKELGKNRVVYN; encoded by the coding sequence ATGAGCTATACCGTTTATTTGGCTTTAAAAAATGAGGAAGTTGTAAATTTTCTAAAGGTTGAAGCCAGTACGCCTACAAAATATGCTATACAGCTGATGGCTAATTTTGATAAGGACTACGTAGTTGTTGTTGAGAACAATAAAACGGTGGGTATTTTGTCCGAGTCTGATGTTTTAAAGTTAAAATACGCCAACGAAAATCTTGATAAAAACGTATTAGAGTATGCCTCAAAACCAGCAATAACCGTTAGAAGCTCTTTCAACCTCTTTGAGGCCATTAATTTAATGATAGAAAACGATATATCAAAGCTTATTGTAGTTGATGATGAAGATACACCAATAGGTGTGCTTACTCAAAGAACTCTTATAAAAACAATAGACCAGGAGATGTTAAAAAGACACAAACATGTTAAAGATATATTAAGACAAAGAGATTTGATAAGTTTATCCCCCACGGATACTCTTAGTCTAGCTCTTAAAACCCTCGTAGAAAACAAAATAAGAGCAGTAGTAATATTAGAACCCAACAAGACAAATAGTAGTGAATTTGACGAAAACGAGCAAGATACAAACGATGGCAAACTTGTTGATCGTGGTAGACTTGTAAGCCGTGGTAGACTTGTGGATCGTGGTAGACTTGTAAGCCGTGGTAGACTTGTGGATCGTGGTAGACTTGTAGGTATAATAACTCAAAAAGATTTGACTAAGCTCATATCTGTCGGTGTTGATTTAGATAAAGCTTTGATTAAAGATTATATGAAATCCCCTGTAATAACTTGCAGAATGGACACGCCTCTTATAGAAGCTTCAAAGATGATGGCAAGCTTTAATATAAGAAGACTCGTAGTGGTAGATGAAAAAGACAATCCCATAGGCATAGTAACCCAAGGAGATATAATAAGAAATCTTGAGGAAAAATATGAAGAATATATAGAGAAAAAGTTAAAACACTTAAGATCTATGCTAAATATAATGCAAGATCCAGTGTTAGAGATTGTGGATGCTGGTGTTTTTGATTCTTCCTCTGGCGTGATAATATGGCAAAATGATAGTGCAAAGAGCATATTTGGAAACTTTTTAGGGAAAAATATAGAAGAAATTATAGATCATTATACATGGAAATATATATACGAAAAGCTTAAAAATGAAAAAAATGTAAACTATGAGCCTATATTTATAAAAGATTATATATATCATATATCCTGTGTGTATATTGAGGATGAACAAAAAATAATAGACGGTAGAATCAAAATTTTGTTTAAAGACATAACAAAAGCCTATAAATCTGAGTTAGAGCTAAAAAAGATAAATAAGCAATATAAAAATATTTTAGACGCAATGAACGATATGGTTATAATCTACGATGCCTATGATTATAAAATCAAATTTGTTAATAAATCTACTTTAGAACACTTGGGATATACAGAAGAAGAGCTTACAAACAAAAATTTCTTCGATATCATACTAAATCCAGAAAATGTAATAAAACATTTCATAGAACGCATTGTAAAAGAAAACAGAAAAGTGGTAGGAAGACGAGTGTATATCAAAAAGAATGGAGACTTTTTACCAGTGCATGTAGTAGCAACAAAAGTAGAATTTGAAAATCACACTAGCAAAGAACATATACTTGTGGTAGCAAGAGATATATCAAAAGAGTTAATCATAGAAGAAAAACTAAAAAATACAAACAAAGATCTAAATATACTTTATTCTTTTATTACAGATCTTTCTAAAGCGCATCAAGAAGATGAAGCTTATGATATTCTTATTCATTACTTAAAGAGGCTAGGAATAGAATACGTGCATATGTACAAACTAAATCCATCCCTAAACAAAATCGTGTCCTCTTATTTGCTAAAGACAAAAAGCATATATCAACCACATGATGAGAGCAACGTGTGGGTAAATGATTGTTTAGAAGACAATCCGTCTTTGTGTAAAGTTATAAAATCTGGAACTACTTTAGCTATTCCCAATATCACTATAGATTATGGCTGTCCTAGGATTGCTTTAGGATCTTCTATAAAATCTTATATGTGCGTACCTATTTTTATAGGCGGTATTTACATAACAAACGCCACAGCTATCTTAACCCTAATGTCTTCTAAAGAAAATTTTTTCACCGAAGATACAAAGAATAAAGTAAATAAATTTATAGAGGCTTTTATACCTGTAGTTAGCAATTTAAGACTCATAGAAATAAATAAAGAGCTTTCTATAAGAGATCCTCTCACAAATGCTTACAATAGGCGGTTTTTGGATGAGATATTGCAAAAGGAATTTCAAAAAGCTCTAAGATATCAAACCAAATTATCGATTGTTATGCTAGACGTAGATAACTTTAAAAAATTTAACGATACATACGGCCATAGGGCAGGGGATATGGCTTTACAACATCTATCTAAAGTAGTTCAAGAAAGCATAAGAGTTACAGATATATTTGCTAGATATGGTGGTGAGGAGTTTACGATAGTGCTTCCAGAAACATCTAAAGAATATGCAACCGAAATAGCAAATAGAATAAAGGACGCTCTATCAAGCAAAATGTTTTATGCAAACTCTTTGGAATCTAAAGACATAAGCACATTAAATATAGATGATATTTATACAAAGTATTATATAACCGCGTCTTTTGGTGTAGCTACTTTTGATGATGATGCCAAAAATTTAGAAGAATTGATAAAAGTAGCTGATATGAGGCTATATAAAGCAAAAGAATTAGGTAAAAATAGAGTGGTATATAATTAA
- a CDS encoding thiamine phosphate synthase yields MKLSKYLTIVDVDVFKDDITEKTKKIVETYKPSIMLRAKNLKGKYFYEYAKAIRDITLNYGVLFFVNERFDIALAVGANGVHLPSNALDVSVVKNICKDMTIGYSAHSKEDALEAFQKGADYVTLSPIFPTKSHENATPLGLEYLEDVVKSSKKPIFALGGITKENIDDVFKTGVYGIASIRFFL; encoded by the coding sequence ATGAAACTTTCAAAATATCTTACGATAGTTGATGTTGATGTATTTAAAGATGATATAACAGAAAAAACAAAGAAGATTGTAGAAACTTACAAACCAAGCATTATGCTAAGGGCCAAAAACCTAAAAGGAAAATATTTTTATGAATATGCAAAAGCTATAAGAGATATCACACTAAATTACGGTGTTTTATTTTTTGTAAATGAGCGCTTTGATATAGCACTGGCTGTAGGGGCAAACGGGGTACATCTTCCATCGAACGCTTTAGATGTATCTGTTGTAAAAAATATATGTAAAGATATGACCATAGGATATTCGGCTCATTCAAAAGAAGATGCGCTTGAGGCTTTTCAAAAAGGTGCAGATTACGTCACGCTTAGCCCTATTTTTCCTACTAAAAGCCATGAAAACGCAACACCCCTTGGTTTAGAATATTTAGAAGATGTGGTCAAGTCCTCCAAAAAACCCATATTTGCCCTTGGAGGTATCACAAAAGAAAATATAGATGATGTTTTTAAAACTGGAGTTTACGGTATAGCTTCTATAAGATTTTTCCTATAA
- a CDS encoding IS200/IS605 family accessory protein TnpB-related protein — MLTLQCILEFKNEKDKEVVLDLMRRFSSAMRYAYKRLLESEKRKDLKKHLSKTFNINTRYSDDAILLAKQTIETYKSHNKNPKKVIFGSRMLFDKLNKKHLTGESRKSLIKKWREKRQGNLYSRGDKSKQGNLNLRLQWIDDKLYLRINIGDRQYIYAKVIRTVSRKNDKWIDFMLMLLKAKESGSWFPYSVRLALKNGKVYAFISVEEKLPPVTIKKDSGVIGIDINAYPFHLALATASKDGNLENYQAISLHELLDVSSEKRQYLEWRIAHQIIEIAKKENKAIAIENLDKLPKGKRGNGFAKLRQKLQKWIYKRLLNKIEITARRNGIEIRKVNPAYTSLIGKLKYAPQFNIDKDIAAAFVIARRGLGYKEKLPKNYREVLNDIDFLSYSIARIEDDIKRVKENIKDEKNPYIRNRLKSMLAKLRKELKALQKHLSFIIQSEKSKSVSQQPVNQRKEQVRSSAYAGYKNWQVLFTAFAFCYLEKSYRDFSPLKQLIVSKDWIAVANRLAPVLGAGTTSMPRFMILPKYRLLGLEVSEMAEYKYPNSSCTEQYSFVQFG, encoded by the coding sequence ATGTTAACACTTCAATGTATACTTGAATTTAAAAATGAGAAAGATAAAGAAGTTGTATTAGATTTAATGCGTAGGTTTTCATCTGCAATGAGATATGCATATAAAAGGTTGTTAGAAAGTGAAAAAAGAAAGGACTTAAAAAAGCATTTATCTAAAACATTTAACATAAATACAAGATATTCAGATGATGCAATACTGCTAGCTAAGCAAACGATAGAGACATACAAATCGCATAATAAAAATCCAAAAAAGGTTATATTTGGCTCAAGAATGTTATTTGATAAGCTAAACAAGAAACACTTAACTGGAGAATCAAGAAAGAGTCTTATAAAAAAGTGGAGAGAAAAAAGGCAAGGTAATCTTTATTCAAGAGGCGATAAATCTAAACAAGGAAATCTAAATTTAAGACTGCAGTGGATAGATGATAAACTTTACTTGAGAATAAATATAGGAGATAGACAGTATATTTATGCAAAAGTAATTAGAACTGTAAGCAGGAAGAATGATAAATGGATAGATTTTATGTTAATGCTATTGAAAGCTAAAGAATCTGGTAGTTGGTTTCCATATAGTGTTAGGCTAGCATTGAAAAACGGTAAAGTTTATGCTTTCATATCTGTTGAAGAAAAATTACCACCTGTTACAATTAAAAAAGATAGTGGAGTTATAGGTATAGACATAAACGCTTATCCATTTCATTTAGCATTAGCAACCGCATCAAAAGATGGAAATCTGGAAAACTATCAAGCAATAAGCTTGCATGAGTTATTGGATGTTAGCTCAGAGAAAAGACAATATTTAGAATGGCGGATAGCACATCAAATAATAGAAATTGCCAAGAAGGAAAACAAAGCTATTGCAATAGAAAACTTAGATAAACTACCAAAAGGTAAAAGAGGAAATGGATTTGCTAAACTAAGACAGAAATTGCAAAAGTGGATATACAAGAGATTATTAAATAAAATAGAGATTACAGCAAGAAGAAATGGAATAGAAATTAGAAAAGTAAATCCAGCGTATACATCTTTAATAGGCAAATTAAAATACGCACCACAATTTAACATAGATAAGGATATTGCAGCAGCATTTGTAATAGCAAGAAGAGGATTAGGATATAAGGAAAAACTACCAAAGAATTATAGAGAGGTATTGAATGATATTGACTTTCTATCATATAGTATTGCAAGAATTGAGGATGATATTAAAAGGGTAAAGGAAAATATAAAAGATGAAAAGAATCCATATATTAGAAATAGATTAAAAAGTATGTTAGCAAAATTAAGAAAAGAACTTAAAGCACTACAAAAACATTTGTCGTTTATTATACAAAGTGAAAAGAGTAAGTCAGTTTCTCAACAACCTGTCAACCAACGGAAGGAACAGGTGAGAAGTTCCGCTTATGCGGGATACAAAAACTGGCAAGTTCTTTTCACAGCCTTTGCCTTCTGCTATCTTGAAAAATCATACAGAGATTTTTCTCCTTTGAAGCAATTAATAGTTTCAAAAGATTGGATAGCAGTGGCAAATAGGTTAGCTCCTGTGCTTGGTGCAGGGACTACAAGTATGCCACGGTTTATGATACTTCCAAAATACCGCCTGTTGGGGTTGGAAGTGTCTGAAATGGCGGAATACAAATACCCCAACTCAAGCTGTACAGAGCAATACAGTTTTGTACAGTTTGGTTGA
- a CDS encoding type II toxin-antitoxin system HicB family antitoxin: MREFHVVVTQDEEGYFVAEVSELSGCHTQAKSHDELMERIKEAIELYLDVVEGQIPEEIKIIETQAALT; the protein is encoded by the coding sequence ATGAGAGAATTTCATGTAGTAGTTACTCAAGATGAAGAAGGTTATTTTGTGGCTGAAGTATCTGAGTTGTCTGGTTGTCATACTCAAGCAAAGTCTCACGATGAGTTAATGGAAAGAATAAAAGAAGCTATTGAGCTTTATTTAGATGTTGTAGAAGGTCAAATCCCAGAAGAGATTAAGATTATAGAGACCCAAGCGGCTCTAACGTGA